In Pirellulales bacterium, a single genomic region encodes these proteins:
- a CDS encoding thioredoxin family protein has protein sequence MNKFYVAALACVSLVAVNANGADSYAAAYKTMQETGKPLVVLIGADWCPACQSMKTGTMPQLAQDGKLNDVAFAIVNIDHQARIGRAMMEGGLIPQLVIYTKTDDGWKRDRLIGGQSAESVQQFLASHVKARPAVETVGQRQ, from the coding sequence ATGAATAAATTCTACGTTGCGGCATTGGCGTGCGTTTCCCTCGTTGCCGTCAATGCCAACGGGGCCGATAGCTATGCGGCGGCCTATAAGACGATGCAGGAAACGGGCAAGCCGCTGGTGGTGTTGATCGGCGCGGATTGGTGCCCGGCCTGTCAGTCGATGAAAACCGGCACCATGCCGCAACTCGCCCAAGACGGCAAACTGAACGACGTGGCGTTTGCGATCGTAAACATCGATCACCAAGCCCGCATTGGCCGGGCGATGATGGAAGGGGGCCTCATTCCGCAATTGGTGATTTACACCAAAACCGACGACGGCTGGAAGCGCGATCGGCTGATTGGTGGGCAAAGCGCGGAGTCGGTGCAGCAGTTTTTGGCGAGCCATGTCAAGGCGCGCCCCGCGGTGGAAACGGTTGGGCAGCGGCAATAG